Sequence from the Mugil cephalus isolate CIBA_MC_2020 chromosome 20, CIBA_Mcephalus_1.1, whole genome shotgun sequence genome:
TCTCCCGCTTTGCTCAACCTCCTGGCCGTCAGGTTGCCTGGCCTCTAGGGCCTCTATGGCCTCTACAGCTTCTACAGCCTCAGCGGCTTCTACGGCCTCAGCGGCTTCTACCTGTGTGTGCGCCTGCTCGGGAGACTCCTGGATTTCCTCCGGCGTTACGTCACTTgaggtgtcctgcggtgtctctGGTGCAGgcggggaagggggagggggagtgaGGACGCTACTATTCAAAGAGGAATTCTCCTTGGGAGTCTCTTCAGGTTGTCCGACGGAGCTGGTCTCGCTCATGGAGTCGGAGCTCGCCCCGGAGCGCCGGAATAACCTCTGACCTGTGACACAAGGAGAGTGTGATGCATCAGCTGCTTTCACCTGAATGTAACACGAAGCAGCGGACAGGTTTGTAACTCCAGATCTGCATTCAGTGCATTCCTGCTCACGGAGGTGAACCGTCTCAATAGAACTGAGCTCAGGAATGGAGGGGCTGACCAGTCCAACGGGGCTCCCGACCAACAGAGAACCACTTTGTTCTCATTCGTGATCGCAGTTCCAGACATCTGGACCAGAAAGCGGGTTGTCGGTccgcaacaaaaaaaagtgttgcgaCACACCGAGCGGACGGCGTCAAGCCCGCGTCGAGCGGCCCTAGTTCTCTGTTTGTTCTCAGAGAAGCAGTGCACGAGAAGAGAAACTAAAGAAACTGAAGTAGATCAAACAGCACAATACAAACAAGGAAAATGACCAACAGTCCACTCAGAAAAGCAGAAGTTGGTGAAGAGCTGACGAAGCCCGGGTTTAGCCACGCACTTGATCGGCATGTGGAACTGAGGCTGCTTCGAGTGGATCTGTGGTTCCCAAATAGAAAGCAATGCTATTCTGCAGCTTGAAAAGCCCAGATAAATAGAAGGAAGTGGCAGCTATCCATTTTGTGACTCCCTCTGCCAGATAATTATTATTCCATAAAAGGAACGTCAGACCTATTAACATATGTTTTTGCATACTACATATCTGAtgtgaggtgtttttttgaTGAAGGTGTCCAGGAGTCACGACTTTTCCTCCCATATTAGAAGTTAGCAGCTGGATTTACCATATCAAGCTAATTCCACCAAGCGTTGTtcatattgtcttttatttaataatatacaGTGGTCTGCGATATGAATGGGCTGTCGTACCTGGTAGCCTCTTTGACGAGGAAGTGGGAGTGTCTTGCATTTGCGGTCTGCCGGCTTGGGCCTTGGTGGAGTAGGTCGCCTCTGTGGAATCCAGCGAACCTGAGGACACGAGGCATTAGCCTACACCTGTTTGCACCACATAAACTGACAAAGATATGCGCGAATACACTGTCAACGGCTAAAACCAAAAGTGTTCTGACCCACAATATCAAAATGTACACAATAATTCTCCTGAGAATGGCTTTCTAGTGTGTGCAATGACATGTGGCAGCATTACAATGACAGAAACATAAAGTACCTGCAGCCAGGTTGAAAGTCCTTCCTTTTATGGAGCTTTGAACTGGGGAAAACCAGTTTAACACGGAGCCGACCAGAGGAAGCTGCCTCAGCATCCCCTAGAACACAGACACCATGGAAGTTAATATTCACACCGTTAagataatcacacacacacacacatctaacTCATAGATGATAAAGCATTCTGCATCTGGTGCCTACACACCTCTTCCATGAGTTTCTCCTCATTAGCcttttgcagctgcagctctgcctccagGATGCCTTTCCTCACCACCTCCGTCATGTTCTCCAGAAgctgcacagagaaaaaaaattcttaaaaatgtaatttatttaatgaattttTAGATACAAGTTCTACATGAAGGACTTTTATTTTCACAAGAGTTTCCCATTCATTCACAGCGTatatgcttcttttttttgtagatttatGATAAAAATCTAGATGTTCTTCGTAGCCAGTCCTGAGTCTATTTATATTGCGGTAAAGGTGCTTTATGAATACATCTATACACTGGATAAAGAACCAATGACAACTTTCTATTTAATTTTGGACAATGCTCTCTGTGTGCACTGTCACGCAtcctttaaaatgaacataGCCCTTACCCTTCCACTCTCCTCTATCTCTCTCCCCAGGGCAGCTATTGTATCCACTAGCTCTGAAACATCAATGTCCTCAGTCACCATGCCCATGAAAATACAGTCCTCCTTTGTCCCGAACTCCGGGCCTGGCATGAAACGAACATGAGAAAACCAACAGGAAAGATAAACACGTTGAATTTTGTTGTGTCTCGTTGTGTCTCTGCGGTACGAACCAGTGGAGAAGATGATGTCCGTGTCAAGTTCTTGGAGTTTCTTCAGCAGCTCGGTGTTaattttctgcagctgctgcttccttcTGCTTTCGTCCAGTTCTTCCGCCTGAGGCTCGTACCTGAACATGGACACATTCATTTACAGACTGACGTTTGTGAGCGCAGCAACAGATCTGGTCGTGATGTTTTTACAACGTGGTTAACAGGAAGGCTTTTCTCTAATCTTTGAGTCAGAGATGCGTGAAAAGCAATGACATGAACAATGTAATAGGATGGATTTACCGGGAATAATCTCAGCGTTCTCTGTTCTCTCAATAATCTAATAATTTAAACTGACGTTATCCCGCTTCAGTGGATTTAGAAGGTTTCCTAAACTCTTCACTACAGGGGAAGCTCGGTGATGAGAACTGCCAGATATAGTGCTATAATTCTGACCCGGGAACTTTTACTCCAGGCAACTTCTAAAAGTCGCTAATAGGGACTGTTGAGTTGTTCAGACTGCAGGAACATTTCTCCTCTTACTATTGAAAGTTCACCCTTACTTTGTGGGTCTGCATGGCAGGAACTGAGAATCGTAGTTCTTGAAACCAGGTTTAAGTGATGTTTTTAGCTCCTACATCAGCGTAGCTACCTTCCTAACACAAGAGGGACCTGGAACAACCTACGTAAGTACACAGTGATTGGTCAAGATGACCTGACAGGGAAGTCCAGTGTTTAAATAATGTTGCTGTATGTCACACAGAGATAAGTGACGCTACTACACCAACTACCAGGTCCAACTTTCCTCTAGGCAGCATAAACGGAAACATTGAAGATTTCTACTTTTTGGAGGACCTCTCTTTGGTCACCTTTTTGACCAAAGCCTTTCTGTTCAGGTGGTTTCAAAATTCTTCCACGGTTACGGAGGCCACTCAGCTCCTGGGAACACTCAATGTGGTGATAAGATAAGAGCGAGCTTATCACATTTATGGCTCCCGTTCAgtacaattcaattttattttattttatagtgtcAATACTAGCAATATAAAccatctcaagacgctttacaaaatcccTGTTCCTATTATTCCTACTATTCCTTTGACTTCTTTGACTTCCTGGCTTGGTACGATGTGTCTATTTCTGTCCAGGATCAAATGGCTGAAGTATGACCAGGGTTCAGGGTTTGCTGCCATGACAAGGTGTCTGAACACGTCACAGCCTTCCCAGTCTTACCGGATGATTCCCAGGCCAGGCCAGCTGAGCTCCTCTATGTATCTAAGTGAAGGTGAATGTCGGTGGGTCTCCTCTCTGAAGTCCTGTCTGAGGCACAACGTGGagctcatcaccaccaccagttCCGTCAGCTTCTCCACCAGGACGTCCACATCCTCCTGCTGGGTCCCCAGAACTGGACAAGAGGGAGAAGTCGTGTTATTTGCTTGCTGATGATTTCCCCCTTTGTCAGCTAAGCAGAATGTGTGCGCCAAGTGACCTGCAGCGGTCAGGAGGGGACTGAAGCGAACACAGGTGCCCTCGTCGTCCAGCTCCACCACGTCGACTCCACTGGTGGGAACCAGCTGGGCCAGCTGTTCACCCAGCTACACACATGACAATTGAAAAGAAATGCGCCATTGTGGCAGTCAGCTAGCTggagacactgaaaacaattgTTCTGCCAAAAAGGTTCTGCTCAGAAAGGCCCATAAAAAGGCCAATTGTGGCAGATTATTATCCCAACATCCATAAATTAATTTTGGAAGATGTAACCGGCATGAATACAAAGCTCAAACTACCAAAATAATTATCAATAATTATCAAAACTTTTTATGTTATTACGTCAAACATTTGATTTAGtgtgaatatataaaatattatacagtatctacaccgatcagacataacattatgaccacctttctagtACTGTgcaggcctcccttgtgcctccaaaactcatcagagaaaagaaatgggCCTTCATTGGGCAgtgtctttgggtcctgtgggttaaggggaggggcctccgtggaccaggcttgttccattgtgtcccacagatacttgatcagtttgggatctaaggaatttgggggccaggtcaacaccttgtacggTTTTTCGtgtcttttgagttgttcctaaacaggttttgtgtgtgtgtgcgtctgtgtcatgATTCATCCTGCGGGTCAAGGTGGTCAAGGTGCCTCGTCCAGGTCCAGGAGGGTCCTACATATCTAAATAGcctccacatgaatgccaggtccaaaagaacattgtattgtcacaagatggtcaatgtcatttccttctcctctcagtggttttaatattgtggctgatcagtgtatacaccAGTCTCAACTTGAACTAGCAAAGTCACAAACATACAAGGTGCAGaacttgacaaaaacaaatgtaaaacaccCACCCATCTGTTGAAGGCATCAAGAACCTCTTTCTCTCCAGAACACAAGCCTTCTACTGAACCTCCACTGGATGCTAacgacagagaagaagagaaaataaaggaatacAACAATTACATAGTTGGGTTGGTGAGTGTGTAGTGACATTATTGCCCTCATATTGTCTTAGTTATTACTCTTCATTTTTCAGCTGATTCTTTAAAACACAGATCAATTaaataatatgtttaaaattataatgtaatctatttatttctatttatacaGTACGACCTCTTTTAATTTTCACTCTAACTAACAACATGTAAAGACCttaacacacagagcacagtatCTCTTCAGTAAGGGATGAAAGTGTATCTTAACGAACACGGTTCTTAACCTTGGGGTTAATCGCCGACAAGGGCATCAGGATCTAGTCGCAAAGAGCTGCCATAAAATACCGTCTTTATTTTCAACTACTTTCACAGTGTTGCGTCTGGAGTCCTTACCAGCACTCATTTCTTGGGAAAACTTGAACAGCACCACAGGAGAGTTTAGATCATCCTCAACCTGttggacacacaaagacacagatcAAACATCTGAGGCATTTATACTTATTTATTACTTAGCATCACGTCTGCTTTTCGACCATGCAAAATAATTACAGTTGAAATGGTGCAATGTAAACGTGTAACAAAGAGGAGTTTGCTTTGTGTCCATGCCTGCTGAAGCTACTATGTGCCCATGGTTACTGTTAACTGTATGTCGCATACagtttttgtttgagttgtcaaactcatgGCGGTGGTGACTGAACCCCTTGCCTCTTAGTGGTATGGAGCAAACCAAAGCTACAGGTCCAGTCTGGAAGATAAACTGGTAGCCATGCAGTGTTCAAGCTGACACTTGATTAATATCAGCTTTCTCGGGCATTTAGCAATTTCATTATTgcatttacactgtaaaatacgTCAAAACCAAGTCTGAGAACCCggttaaatgtcagttttttcaCCTACAGGTGATGTTCTCTGTTTAAAGTCACTCTGTTATCAGGGTCAAATTGAGCTATTCTGAGCCATAACCAGAAGTGAATCCAGGAAACATCCGACCTCAGGTCAATCACACATGGTGcatttctatttattctatttttctaAACCACTAAGACAGGAAAGAAAACCCACAGTGAAGCTCATCATCAAAAGTGACATTCAAGTGAGGGGTTAGGGCAAGCGATATGTGGGGAAGTAATGAAGGTTGCCGTTTTTCTGGGGTGTTAATGTTGGGAGTCATGAATAATTCATGTGTAGTGTTACACAAACCTAAAAAACTTCCGTGTGTTCTATACATGCTGAATTATACATTTACAATACTACGCAAGTCAAATGGTCAAATGACCCAGGTCAGGTCACAAGGCATCATTATGCCAGATCAGAATCAACACCTTCCCTACAGTGGAAGTGTAATTTTTCAAAACAGACCTAAGAAAACAAGTTCTATGGCATAAAACCAACTTCTGGTCACTTCTGGTCAAGTTGACTAATGTAGTTAGGCTGTTAGTTGGCGTCAGCTTGAGAAGCAGCTCAGATGACCATGAATTTGACCTAACAGACTACACGGACTCTAACCACAGTCTCAGAAACACACTGGTCCACACACCAGAAGCCTATACATGCAACTAGTAAGACATTTCTAGAATAACCATTTCCATTTCTAAATAACCATGTAGGATGTCTCTACTTGTGGCACgacaaacattacaaaaaaagataaaaactataATGAAACTGTAATGAAAGGGTTGGTACCTTGTAATTACACCAACAGAATTTTGCTATTTGAGCTGTCTACAGAAAAATATTCAGGTTGGGCTTCAACCGCAGACTCTTGTATATGAGCTTTTACATCGAGACTTAGGAACTGCAGCTCTTTAATTTGTAccaaaacagatcaaatgtcTTTGGACAGTTGACCTCAACAGCTGGTTTTTGGTGGACAGGTAGGCTGGTGAAACATCTGGAGAAGTGTGGCATTTGAATTTGGGAAACGATTTGGTGTGAACCAACAACATACTGTGAAAGGAACTCTAAAGCAGACCATGAAAAGACCGCAAAGACAAACTCCTTTCCTAACATCTATTCATGGGAAGAACACTCCAACCtcaaccctaacactaaccctaactccAACCCTAAGCCTAACCCTAGACTCAGGGATGTCATTGTCAACGTCTACCATGAAGATTTCACAAAGGTTTCCCTACAAACCTCTGAAAAGGCTGAACTggtcttcctttttttgtttctgtgttttactaAACTAAAATCAACCTATaccagattaaaaataataacagagtGTGGATAAGAAAAGGTTTGACGAAAGCTTGGAACGGCTCACAGCGAAGGCAACGTGGTTTTATCTTCACTGGTTCTCCTAATCTATTCTAACACAGAGTGAAGCTAATGTCATTTTCAGACAAGGAGAACCAAACAATATGATagatatattacatttaaatggtttaaaagtTGTCCAGTACAGACAGGAGACAGCTGAACGGTcatatattgattttttttttttactattgaATCTTTAAGTAACATCAGTGGTCTAATGACATTTACAGGTACGTAATTGTTCAACTAAGGAATGTAATGGGGTGCAACATGACacatcattaattattcatgacCCTTGTATTTCTCCCAAaggcaacaaaacacaatgactgTGGAGAGGCATTCCCTGAAGTACCTCAAAGGACATGCCTGAGTGGTCCACATCCTAAACAATTAGGAATTAGGAAGAAGTGAACAGTCCATCAGCCAATGGAGAGACCCTACCACCGCTGAGCTGATGTACGTGAAGGAAAATGGTCAGGAGTgtcaggaaggaaaaaagggagTGGGGGGAAAGAGGGTCGTGAAGGGGGCAAAGGCTTGGTCCCACCTACAATAGAGAGCATGAGAGAGCCCAGAACGTCCCGCAGTGAAGCCCCGGAGATGGGCGGGATCGGCGACACCACGCCCTGGAACCAAGGTAACCCACACTGACTATAActacagctacacacacacagaaaggtattcacacacacacacaccttgaggCCCGCACACACCCTACTGACACAGTGCTACCAGAGGCGTCTCTCTGAGTACCACTGTGTCACGATGCGGGGTCGCCGACACTCTTGGTTGTTCACTGCATCTGGATTAAAGTAGCTCGGATGTAAAGCGCTCTGAGACAGGCAATCAATTTCAGCCACTGCCTGGACACAGTGTTTGCCTTCAGCGGATGCCAGTGAACAAGCCTTTTAGCCAAGTCTGCTTTTCCTGAGAGGGTTTTAGTGTGAACACAACTCTTATGTTACCATTGTCAAAGCCTCCACGAGAGAGATCTCTGTCTCAAGCGCATCCTACAAACACAAATGGGTTATTCTTGAACATCTGCGAATCATCCGCATTAATTACTTAGCAAAACATGAATAGACTGATGTCTTCTGCTATGTAAACGTTCTCAACAAACACTTAAGTTTTATGTCATGCAATAATCACACGGTTATTTAAGTATGTTTATAAGACAGATTGGAAGTAGGAGCCAGTGGGCTTAATGTTTAGTGCCTCATGCAGAATACACAAGTCAGGAAGAGATGAAAGTCGCTAAGAGATAAAACAATTACAtcaatttaagttttttttttccattgcttGCAAGTCAAATCAGGTGACTCTCTGCAGGAGAGTTGCCTGAGAGAGTCACAGCAAAGCCACCACAGTTGTGGTTTTGATGATCTGCAACACAAAGCCAGTAGTGCATTCTCTGTTTAGTTATAAAATACCAAGTGTTTACAGATCTTCAGTGGCTTGACTCGTTTTGGACCATGCCTCGCTCTGTGCTGTGCTAACATGtctgaaccatagactgtataaatatggacaacgtgtctccacttccttgctaTTTACCCAGAGGAATGGGCGGCGCagtcttgtgactttggagacAGAGTCTGATCAGCGCGGCCCGAAAGTGGAGCCAAGTGGAGCCGAGATATCGATGATGAGCCGAGATATCGTCaccacaagggggagctctacttgctttggcttcaaaGCCGTATATTacagagagtctggccaactagggaatggactgtCTGAGCTATTCtgctgtgctgattggttctgagctggtcacatgtttcatgggcgtcATGTTAGATACTTCTAACAAATATTCACcaatagagaagtggcaataacagagaatacaattgtattaaaaattaaactttgcCACAGTGCTCATTTGGGAATAGCCCTTacaggcccgttaatggtgaaaggTATCAAACATGGCGGACATGATTTGAGTTTGCCAGACTCTCTGTAATATACTGTTCCGCTATCCATGTTTACACAGTCCAAGGTCCGAACATGTCTGACCAGTTACCTTTCACAATGCAAGACATGTCATTATCAGCGGCAGAGCAGTAAGAGAACACGTACCGACGTTTTGATAGAGGTCAAAGACTTCAGCTTCTGTAGGAGTTGCTGGCtctaagagagagagagaaagagacagatcAGCACTTATGTAGCAAAGTATGTTATGTATGGCGGCCTAGCTTAGCTTTAAGAGCAGCAGCTCACCAGAGTGGTGGCGTGTCTGATCTTCTGCACGATCCCATTGTGCCCAAGATACTGCACAGAGAGCCAGAGAGGCAGCGCTCGCAGCTTCTCCACGGGCTGGCTGGAGGTCAAACCTGCAGCGAGAGACTAGGAGACAAAACAGAGACGCAGCCTAAAGCCAAGCTGACTGAGAAggccacaaaaaataaataaaacagaaaaaatacttCCACAAAAAGCTGTGAGAATGTGAAATCAAAAATGATGCAAGCTAACCAGCGCTGGGTCTTCGTGTCTGTAGAGAGTGACAGCGGTTACAGCAGGCAGCCCCAGCCACTGTCCCGGGGTCAGTGTCATGCTATCACTTCTGGTGGCTGCCTGGAAGGTGAAGAAcgatgcaaacagaaaaaagttaCACAAGGAGGCTTCCTGTGTGTCTGGCTACTGTAAACAAAGTGAGGCAGGGACGGTTCAGAAGTTGGCACGTGTGGATGGTGGAGAGTCGGGTAGTCGCTGCCTGTTTTTTCTCATCATCCAatgcttcctgtttctgttttttatagGTTTTTAAACTGTGGGCGTATGACTAAAGCCATCTAATCTAAAATACGacactgttttttaaaagttttttataGACATACCAGCAATAGGAAACTCATCTACATGTGGTCTAAAGGAAGAAGAACATTCTCAGTTCTCTCACACTCTGCAACAATAATAGATTTTATGTTGTCATTAAAGACCAAACGccaccatttatttttgtactggTTTCATCATTTAGCAGATAATCAatcatattattttaaaaagagattACCATGACAGCAGAGGTGACCTGACCCAGTGCTAGTGTTGCCAAGTTGACCCTGTAGAACAAACCACAACATTACAATAAAACcaatgcacatatatatatatatatatatatcagtgaCACTTACGTAATCCTGGCTGGAGTCCTAGTGCATTATTATTTGGTAGTACAGTACTTAAACATTGCCTTAAACCAGTGGTATCATCTAAAGTCCTCATAACACACTTATCTGTTGCTAAGCTAACCCTTAtccttattcttcttctgttcttaaCACACGTACATGTGGTCCATGTCACCATCTtatcccactgtgggataaataaaaaaggattatcttatcttgttAGAGGGCAACAGAGCTCACCCACCCTTCCACATGAAGCCACAAGCTGTACTGATCACACAAGTCCTTCAGACGACCCAGCTTGTCCGTATGGCCGGCTCCAGGAGTTCCTGGTGAACAAACCCCCCCCAACAAAAGTCAGGTTCTGATAAATGTATTATCTTGAACTCCTGTAACACCACATGCATGCACGGTGCAGAGTGCACAGTCTGAACTTTGACGGTTCTCACCAGCGTTGGCaatcagcagcagaggaagcttTCCAGCTTCAATGTCTTCTTTGATTAGTTTGTCCAACATGGCAACGTCCTGGAAATGAAAATCGTTTAAATTATCCgatagttgtgtgtgtgtttttttttatgttttttcatttaattgtgaTCTCCTACCATTTGGTGTTGGGATCCAAAGATGGTGTTGCATGGCACTGTGCACAAACTGGAGAGAGGGAGGCCAAGCTGAGGACACAGACATCCACAAGAAAATCACTTTCTATTATATATGCAACTggacaaaagacaaataaatcaattcGTGTCTAATGGTATTCCAGCAGTGGATCTATAATTCCCTAATTTATTTTCGACAAAGAAGGAGTATTCCTGTGATATATCCGTCTTTCGCACCTGGCTGCACAGGTGCTGTCCCAGACCAGGTCTGCATGAGGCGCTCTGGTAGATGATGGGCTGTTTGGAGCTGAGGACGGAGTAGCCCTCGGAGGCGTATTCCTCGTAGCGGGAGTTGATGACCAGTCGACAGACTTTTACGAGGCCGTCCCTGTCATCCTCATGGAAGCAGGCGGAACCGTTCTCAAACCTGACGGccagaaagttaaaaaatagtCACGCGACAGAATCAGCGTATGTGAATTTGAAATCAATAAATCTAACCTAGATACAAAAACACTACTGAAACATCAGATACAGACAATTTATGAATGGAAACTTTCATTATTATAAAGGTAGTAGTACATTTTACATTGCCTCTCTCTTTGcaaacatgaatatttgatgtGCTGTAAGCAATGAGATTACTACATTAGCAAGTTCATTATAAAGTAATTCAGCTTGTAATTACTATGGTACAACATGTTATATTGTCTTAGTGTTTGGCTCCAGGGGCTGAAATGATGCAGATGTCGACACACAGGCATTTAAAGCTTGAGGAAGTCAGAAAACCACTAAGGTCATTATGTTTGAAGATGAGTTAATTTCGAGGAAGTGTTTCCAAACTTACAAGTGTCACAGTTTGAGCTCTACTGTAAAATATCAGACGTGTATACATTTGATAAACTTCCCTTGTGTGCGGTGTCCACAGATGAGTCGCAGGGCCACATACCTGAAGAGCCTGCAGAGCCACAGAGTGGTGTCGGACAAGATGCGGGTGGTCAGCTTCCGTAGTCGCTCTCTGTCCAGCACGGAGATGTAGGCCGCCAGGCTGTGACCCAGCAACGCCATGTGACCCTGCTCACCCACATTCTGCATCCTACTGGAGACACCAAGACAGAAGCTTTATCACACACTTCACACTGTGGCACGTCCATTTCATCCACTCCTTTGTCTCTGTTGGGCAAACTATGCAAATATGAAACTACACGAGTGGTTTCAGTGGTGGTTCTTTGCTTTCCTCAcgccgttttgttttttttccgtttcATGCAGTGAGCATTTCTGCACAAGGCAAGAACTTTTGGGCGATTTTTTTGGCCATGCTTCACATTACTCAGTCC
This genomic interval carries:
- the pdxdc1 gene encoding pyridoxal-dependent decarboxylase domain-containing protein 1 isoform X4 gives rise to the protein MMVDSTLAQVGKNLSEAMRILGDGQRELQAGTERPCFSKSSIPGPLQGDGQDVASILHLVHNLIHEEEEEEDKPSQHRMQNVGEQGHMALLGHSLAAYISVLDRERLRKLTTRILSDTTLWLCRLFRFENGSACFHEDDRDGLVKVCRLVINSRYEEYASEGYSVLSSKQPIIYQSASCRPGLGQHLCSQLGLPLSSLCTVPCNTIFGSQHQMDVAMLDKLIKEDIEAGKLPLLLIANAGTPGAGHTDKLGRLKDLCDQYSLWLHVEGVNLATLALGQVTSAVMAATRSDSMTLTPGQWLGLPAVTAVTLYRHEDPALSLAAGLTSSQPVEKLRALPLWLSVQYLGHNGIVQKIRHATTLSQQLLQKLKSLTSIKTSVEDDLNSPVVLFKFSQEMSAASSGGSVEGLCSGEKEVLDAFNRWLGEQLAQLVPTSGVDVVELDDEGTCVRFSPLLTAAVLGTQQEDVDVLVEKLTELVVVMSSTLCLRQDFREETHRHSPSLRYIEELSWPGLGIIRYEPQAEELDESRRKQQLQKINTELLKKLQELDTDIIFSTGPEFGTKEDCIFMGMVTEDIDVSELVDTIAALGREIEESGRLLENMTEVVRKGILEAELQLQKANEEKLMEEGMLRQLPLVGSVLNWFSPVQSSIKGRTFNLAAGSLDSTEATYSTKAQAGRPQMQDTPTSSSKRLPGQRLFRRSGASSDSMSETSSVGQPEETPKENSSLNSSVLTPPPPSPPAPETPQDTSSDVTPEEIQESPEQAHTQVEAAEAVEAAEAVEAVEAIEALEARQPDGQEVEQSGR